A stretch of DNA from Pirellulales bacterium:
AGACCTTCAACTCGGCTTCAATTTCGTGACCGAGATGGATGTTGACGGTGTACAACCCCAGTTCCTTCAGCGGCCCTTTGAGCCGCACCTGATCGGAAGTGACGGTGACCTCGCTCCGCTTCAGGGCGCTCACGATGTCGCCGGCGCCGACCGAGCCGTAGAGATGGCCTTCTTCGTTGGCATTGGCTTCGATCGTGATGCTTTGCCGCGCGAGCTGATCGGCCAAGGTGCGCAGACCGACCAATCGCTGGTTCTGGATCTCTTGCAGCCGGGCCTTGTGCTTTTCGATCATCCGTTTGTGATGGTCGGTGGCGATCGCCGCCAGACCTTGCGGCAAAAGATAATTTCGGGCGTAGCCCGGTTTGACCGAGACCACGTCGCCCTGCTTGCCGAGGTGATCGACGGACTGAATCAGCAGCAGCTCGATGCCGCCGTGCGGGCCGCGGGCCAGACGCTTGTTGCGACGGGCGGGTTTGGTCGAAGATTTTGAGGGCATACCGAAGGGTTCAGGGTTCAGGGTTCAGGGTTCAGGAAATTGCAAATTGCAAATTGCAAATTGCAAATTGCAAATTTGCAATTGCCGCAAGGCACTGGCCACGGACAACGGACCACGGACTAGAATGGAATATCATCTGCGGGCGGCTGCGTCGGAGCGCCGCTGGGTTCGGCATAGCTTTCCGAGGGCGCTCCGTATTCGGCCTCGTCGAAACCGCCGCGCTGGGCTGGCTTGGCGCCTCCTGCGCCGCTTCCGCCCTTCGTCCCAAGCAGTTGCAATCGCTCCCCGACGACTTTGAGCTTGGAACGCTTGTCGCCCGTGTTCTTATCCTGCCATTGATCCATTTTGAGGTGCCCTTCGATGAGCACGGGCGACCCCTTGCGAAGGTATTCCGCCGCCACCTCCGCGTTTCGCTCCCATAAGGTGACATCCACAAAAACTGGCTCCTCAGCCCAGTCGCCGTTGGGAGTCTTGCGGCGATTGTTGACGGCCAGCCCGATCTCGGTGACCGCCGTTCCGCTGGGAATGTAGCGCAACTCGGGGTCGCGCGTCAAGTTGCCTACCAGGATGACTCGATTGAAGCTCGCCATGGCTGACCTCGCTGTGTTTGACTCGATGCTGGTTCTGGTGCGGTTACGCCCGTCCCGGCCCGCCGGGACACGAATTCTGCGCGGTCGCCAGAATTCTCACGAATTCTGCTACCCGGTAGGCCCCGCTAGCTTACGTCGCCGACCTCTTCCATCTCCGGCACTTCTTCCACGACCTCGCTCACGACATCCTTATCCTTCTCTTCCTTCTCCTCGGCTTTGCGGGCCTTCTCGCCGGACACGGCCGTGGCATGGCTGACCAGCGCGTCGACGATGCGCGGGTCGATGCGGATGACCAAGGAACGCATGATGCTCTCGCTCAATTGACAATCACGCTCGAGCGTCGTCAACTGTTTGCCGTCCATCCGGAAATACGTCAGCCAATACGTCCCCTTCCGCTGCCCGTTGACCGGATACGCCAGGCGGCGCTCTTCCCACAAGCGGCTGACGAGCATCTCGCCCCCCAGTTTCTGGACAAAATCGGCGACCTGCGCCGACACTCCGCCGGGATCGCGGCTATAGCGGTTCGAATCGAAAAGGAACAATCCTTCGTAAACGTTCAAGGCCAAGACTTCACTCCTGTCAGCTTCATACATTATATTGATTCATGCACGGCCCGATACCCTCACGGGCCCAGACCACCACGGCGTCGGCCGCCCGGACCACCGCCAGTTCCACCTCTTCCCGTTCGTCTTTGCCGAAGTTCCCCAGCACGTAGTTGACCGGATCCCATCCTTCGGGCGGCGAACCGATGCCCACCCTCAAGCGAGCCAACTCATCGGTGCCCAAGGCACGAATGATGTCTTCCAGCCCCTTTTGTCCGCCCGACGACCCCTTGCTTCTTGCCCGCAGCCGGGCCAAAGGCAAGTTGAAGTCGTCGCACACGACGAGCAACTCGCTGTTTTCCAGCTTATAAAAGTCGCGGGCCAGCACCACGCTGGCGCCGCTGCGGTTCATAAACGTGTGCGGCCACAACAGCAAAGCCCGCTGGCCGCCCAACTCGGCGTCGGCCACTTCGCCCTGAAAGGCCGATTTGGCCGGTCCGTTGGCAAACCGGCGCGCCAGGTTCCCCAACACTTCGTAGCCAATATTGTGCCGGGTGGCCTGGTACTTTCGGCCGGGATTGCCCAGCCCCACCACCAATTTCATGGGCCGTCAGCTTTCTTCCCCCTCCTCTTCGCCCGCCTTGCGTCCGATCAATTCCGGTTCGGCGCCCTCGCTCGGCAGCGCGGCGGCTTCTTCCTCGGCCTTCGGCAGCACGCACTGCGCGATCACCGTTTCGCCCGGCGTCACCAGCGTCGTGCCGGGCGGCAGCTCGATGTCGGCCGCGGTGAGCGAGTGGTCAAGGCCCAAGCCATTGATGCGCAGGCTGAGTTTTTCAGGGATCGCCGTCACGAGGCACTCGACGTCCACTTGGTGAACGAACTGGCTGACAATGCCGCCCTCTTTCACGCCCGGTGCTTCGCCGCGCAGCTCGACCACGACTTCGACCTCGACCTTCTCGTCGGCCGAGACGCGGGTCAGGTCCATGTGCAGCACTTCCAGACCGAACGTGTCCCATTGCAGGTCGCGGATGAACGCCTTTTCTTTGACGGCGCCGTCCAGGTCGACCACGCGGGCGCCGTGCCGCACGGCCGATCTCACCTGGTCCACGGGCACCGAGAGGCTGAGGCTCGCTTCGCCGTGCCCGTACAAAATGGCCGGCACCGCCCCCAACTGACGCAAGCGGCGCGTGTGCCGCTTGCCTTTGCCACTGCGTACTTCGACTTTCAAAACTTCCGACATTTTAACTTCCTAGTAGTCCGAACGGCCGGCCGGTGTTCCCTGCCCGACGACCATCGCCCAGATCGATGGGTGGGTCCGCCGGCAAACGAGCGTCTGCGCGAAGCGCGCAACGACTCCCTGCGCCGACCGCCACGACGAAGCGACGGCGCGAATTTCGCTATTTTGCCCGAAGCAGGGCAAATTGCAACCCCATTTGCCAAGAATCCGGAGGATCGCCTCAGCCGCCGTCCCAGTAGGGCGTTTTTCGACGGTAAAGATCAAGCCGCCGCTCGATCTGGCGGGCAAGAGATAAGCGTCGAGCGCCTGGGCCTGCGTGTCCTGCTGGCCCGCGTAAAGGGCCGATTCCTCGTCTTGGTAGCCGTCCACCGAATGGTTGTTGTCTTGGATGTCGGTCAGACCTTCGCCGTCGGTGGTCTGCGTGTCGAGCAACTCGGCACCCGCGTCGTCGGTGCCTTGCTGCGTGATGGCCGGCATCACCAGGCCGGCGAAATTGGCATAAGGCGTGTCGTAGTCGCCTTGTCGCGTCGTCTGGGCATCGGCCACCGCCGTGGCATAATCGGCCGCCGTGCCGCCGATGGCCAGGTTGTAGTCGGCCAGCGCCATGGCCTGCCGATAATCGTGCTGCGCTTGCCCCACGCCGTCCTCAAAGCCCCTGCTGGCCGGGTCGAGCGACTGCTCGAATGCCGCCTCATCGTCGGTGAGCGTGGTCGAGAGTTGTTCGCTCGCATTGGCCGCGCCGTCGGCCGCCGTCTTGTCGGCCAGGTCGATCGTGTCGATCTCGGTGACAAAGTCGCTGGCGTTGGTGTCGGCATAGCTCATCTCGGCCGTGCCAAGCTGGCTGACGTAGAGCTGATAGTTGGCGGCTGCCTCACGGCCCAGGCGGCTTGCGCCCCGGTCAGCCCGGCCTGCGAATTCGCCCGTAACAGTTTAGCCTCCTGACCGTGACCGGGCCGCGATGCGCGGTCGGGCCGCGCATCGGCACCGGGGGAGGCGGTGTAAAGAGATTGCGACACGGCGCCAGGGAATCGAACGCCTCGCTGCCACGGTCAACCGCCGCGCTCGCGACAACACACCAGAGAAACTCGACGCAAACGCGCAGCAGACAACGCCTCGGCAATCGCTTCGCGATGCGAGGTGTCCCGACAGAATCGGCGCGGCGCCGTTACTCATGCACCACCGGCGGCTGCAAGGGAACAGCACGCCAACGCGGCGACTTCTTTTCAATCGCCACGCCCAATGCCACACTCAGCCCTCAAGGGCCGCTGTAAAGTCGCCGTAAAGACTGCTCCGCGGAATGCGTCTTCGGGGCCGCGGCGGCTTCGCCTTCATCCAACGCCCGCTGAAGCTTGTCGACCGTGGCCGCGTGGGCCGCATGCCTGCCGTCCAAGGTCCTTCCGCACTGCGGCGGGCATCAGCCCCACACGGCAGTTGGCAACGGCCAGTTGTGAGCCGGCTATCTGTCGCTGAATGCCGTTGGCTTACGGCTCCGCTTGCGGACATAAATGCCTTCGATCAATTCCTCGTATCCCGACACCATCCGCTCCAACGACCAGCGATCGACGACCGTCCGCCGGCCGGCCTGGCCAAGGCGAGAGGCAAGTCCCGAATGGTTGAGTAACTCCGTCACGCGGGCGGCCAATGCGGACTCGTCGCCCGGCGCAACCAGGTAGCCGTTTTCGCCGTCGTGGACGGATTCGGGAACGGAGCCGACCCGCGTGGCGACCACCGGCTTGCCGCACGAAAGCGCTTCGAGAATCGATACCGGGTTGGCCTCCATGTGCGACGTCAGCAGCACCACGTCGACCAGCGACAATAGTTGCGGTATGTCGCTGCGCGTGCCCAAGAAATGGACGTGGCCGTTCAACCCCAACTCGTCGCGCAAGACTTGCAGCGCGGCCCGACGGGCACCGTCGCCGATGACCAGGAACTGCGCATCGGGGCGGGACCGACAAACGCGCGCCGCCGAGCGCAGGAACAGCTCGTGGTTCTTTTCAGGACGCAACGCCGCCACGATCGCCGCGACGGGCGCCGAGGGCGGCAGACCAAGCTCGCTGCGCAACGCCGCATCCGGCGAAAGCGGACGGAAACGTTCGACGTCGACGCCGTTGGGAATGACGCGGACTTTGCTTTCCGGGCAACCTTCGTGTTCGGCCAGATAGCGCGCGTGCGGCTGCGCCACCGCGATGAAGGCGTCGGTAATCGGGGCCAGACGTCGATTGAGCCATTCCACGTGGTCGGGCAGCCCCGTCGAGTGCAACGCCGACGCGATCACCCCCACGCCTGCTCGCCAGGCCGCCAGACGTCCCCAAAACATTTTGTCTCCGCCCGTGCCCACCGTGACCACCGCATCGACCTGCCGCCGGCGCAGCAACCGCGTCAGGCGGCCTAGAACCGCCAGATCGTATTTGTGCCTCAGCAGGCCGGTGAACGTGGGGATTTCCTCAGCCAACACTTCGCCGAGCGGCCCCAGATACTTCAGGCAGCAAAGTTCCGGCGAGAACCGGTCGCGATCGAGCCTGCGCGCCAGGTTGACCAAGAGCGTCTCGGCACCGCCCACCGGCATACAGGTGATGACGAACATGACCCGCAACGGCCGGCCGGCGGGGCGAACGCCGTCATCCGGTCGCTGCGTCGCAGCGGGCGCGGGCCAGGTCAGCAAGGAAGAATCCGAATCGCTCATGGAAGACACCTTTCTAAATCGTAGGCTGGGAGTCACCCACCGCGGTCTCGGCAAGATCCGGGGGTGCCCACCCCGCACCCACACATCGTCGCCAGGCTGCTTTGGCCGCTGCCGCCAAGGTCTGCTGTTCGTCGAGAGTCAAAAGCCAGTTGCCACGACAGGCGGCCACGACCAAGCCGGCGAGCACGGCGACGGCCGGATATGGCCCGCCCGCGATCGCCACGGGGGCCGCGGCGACGATCAGCGTGCCGCAGTGGAACCGCATGCCGCACGACCAGGCCGAGAGATACATCAAGGCCAGCATCACGAAGTTCGCGGCGGTGGTGGCCCAGGCGGTGCCGAAGACCCCGTAAGTCGGCAGCAGCCAGGCATTGAGCGCCACGGTCACCATCAGCCCCGACAACAACGAGAGACTGGCAAGCCGCGCCCGCTCGGCGCACCAAAGATAGTTCGTGGCGACGACCGCCAGCGAGCCCCAGGCGCAATAGATCAGCGTCCAGGGGAGCAGGGCGATTCCGGTTGCATATTTGCCGGCCCAGGCCAGGCCGAACAAGAGCGGCGAAGCGACCAGCAGGCCGACGCTCGCCGCGTACAAGCTCATCGCCAGCAGCTTCAGAATCAGGTTCATTTTTTGCGACACTTCTTCGCGGCGGCCGGCTTCCCAATCGTGGGCCAGGTGCGGCGTGGCCAGCCCGGCGATCATTTCGGCCACTCCCAGAAACAGCAGCGACACCACGCGGGCGCTGTGGTATTGGCCGACCTGCTCCATCGCCGCCGGCTCGCTCAATCCGCTGAAATGGATCAGCATCCAACGGTCCGCCAGTCCGAAGGTGTTGGCCAGCGCGTTGGTGATCCAGACCCATGCGGCGAAGGGAAGCACCTGCCGCCAGATCGAGCTGCCCGGTCCGCCGCGCCACGCAAGGTGCTGTTCACCGCGGGCGTCGACGAGCGGGGCCGCTTCCTCCTGAATCCTGCGCCAAGTCGTGAACAGCCAGGCGAGGCCGACGCAACTCGAGACGGTGGCTGCCGCCGCGAACGACCAGACGACGCACCGAGCGCTGGCCTCGAAACCGACCAGCAAAGCGACGCCGATGGCCGCGAACGCCAGGCTATTGCAGAACTGCAATAGCGACACGGCGCGCGTCATCCGCAACGAGTTGAACACGGCGACCAGCAGCGTATGAACAATCCAAGTCATCAGCACGACCGCCAGCAAGGCGACGAACGCTCCTTGCCGTCGGTCGTTGAAAAAGACCTCCGCCAGCCAGTCGCGCCGCCAGGCAACCGCCGCCGCCGCGACGAGCGCGAACAAGCCGGTACCGCCGCCGGTCCGCCGCAAAAACGGCTTGAGCCGTCCTCGCTGCCGGTAATACTCGGCATACCTGCCGAGCGAGCCTGGCAACCCCAACACGACCAGCGGCGCAGCCAACATCAAAAAGCCGTAGGCCAAATCCCATTGGCCGAGCTGGTCGACATCGAGCCAGCGGCAAAACAGGATGCCACGGGCAAAGCCGACCAAGCGTTGCGCCACCGTCAGCGCCAGCAGCATGGCAACGCCGCTGGCCAACGTGTCAGTTTTGAGTTGCGGCCGAGGAGACATGGGGTGGTGGTCAGTGGTCAGTGGTCAGTGGTTAGTGGTTAGTGCTTAGTGGTTAGTGATTAGTGGTTAGTGGTTAGTGGTCAGTGGTTAGTGGTTAGTGGTTAGTGATGAGCGGGTGCTGGCTGGTGGTTAAAGGCCAATTGCTCTTACGCGAAGCGGCTCGTAGCGTATAGCGCCGCACGTTCAGCTTGCGCGGATCGATGGTCAGCCAGTTCTTGAAACGGAGCATGTCGTCGTCGGCGTGAATCCGCTGCAGGTGAAAGGCGTCGTCGCCCGGAAAGTTATAGCCGCCATAGGCCGAGCAGATGGCGTCGTAGCCGGCGTGGCGGGCCATTTGAAATGCCAGTTGATTCAGATTCGCATACTGTCCGTAAGGGAAGGCGAAATAGCGTACGGGCCGGCCGATGGCCTCAGCGAGCTCCCGCCCGGCGACGGCGACCTCGTTGTGCAAGATGTCGGCGTCGTTGATTCGACCCAAGTCGCAATGCGTGCGCGTATGGGCGCCAATTTCGATGCCGGCCGCGGCCATCTCGCGCAATTCGTCGATCGTATTCGGCGGCAAAGGCTGCCCGCGGGCGAGATCGTGCGGAAACGGCGCCGCTTCCAACACGTGCCGGGTAGACACGAAGTACGTGCAGGGCACGCCTTCGTCGAGCAACAGCGGAATGGCACGCTGGCAGTTCTCGGCGTAACCATCGTCGAACGTGATGCTGACGGCGGGCCGCGGGTTGTTTCCGTTGCGCAGCCGCTGCTGAGCCTCAGCCAGAGAGACCAGGTCGAAGTGCCGCTTGAGCCAGCGCACCTGCCGGGCAAACATATCGAACCGACAGGTCCAGTCGTTCGGGCGATCGTCGGCGACGCGATGATAGAAGAGCACCACGACCGGCGCGCGGCCGGTCGCCGCCCGGCGCCGGTTGAGTCGGGCGCGGACGGGCAGACTGCCGTAATAATAGAGGGTCAGCAGGCTTTTTTTCCACATGTCGCCACGGCCCAGTTCTTGGTGGATTGCCAATGGTTTTTTCCTT
This window harbors:
- a CDS encoding glycosyltransferase, which produces MSDSDSSLLTWPAPAATQRPDDGVRPAGRPLRVMFVITCMPVGGAETLLVNLARRLDRDRFSPELCCLKYLGPLGEVLAEEIPTFTGLLRHKYDLAVLGRLTRLLRRRQVDAVVTVGTGGDKMFWGRLAAWRAGVGVIASALHSTGLPDHVEWLNRRLAPITDAFIAVAQPHARYLAEHEGCPESKVRVIPNGVDVERFRPLSPDAALRSELGLPPSAPVAAIVAALRPEKNHELFLRSAARVCRSRPDAQFLVIGDGARRAALQVLRDELGLNGHVHFLGTRSDIPQLLSLVDVVLLTSHMEANPVSILEALSCGKPVVATRVGSVPESVHDGENGYLVAPGDESALAARVTELLNHSGLASRLGQAGRRTVVDRWSLERMVSGYEELIEGIYVRKRSRKPTAFSDR
- the rpsF gene encoding 30S ribosomal protein S6, giving the protein MALNVYEGLFLFDSNRYSRDPGGVSAQVADFVQKLGGEMLVSRLWEERRLAYPVNGQRKGTYWLTYFRMDGKQLTTLERDCQLSESIMRSLVIRIDPRIVDALVSHATAVSGEKARKAEEKEEKDKDVVSEVVEEVPEMEEVGDVS
- the ssb gene encoding single-stranded DNA-binding protein yields the protein MASFNRVILVGNLTRDPELRYIPSGTAVTEIGLAVNNRRKTPNGDWAEEPVFVDVTLWERNAEVAAEYLRKGSPVLIEGHLKMDQWQDKNTGDKRSKLKVVGERLQLLGTKGGSGAGGAKPAQRGGFDEAEYGAPSESYAEPSGAPTQPPADDIPF
- a CDS encoding polysaccharide deacetylase family protein, with the protein product MAIHQELGRGDMWKKSLLTLYYYGSLPVRARLNRRRAATGRAPVVVLFYHRVADDRPNDWTCRFDMFARQVRWLKRHFDLVSLAEAQQRLRNGNNPRPAVSITFDDGYAENCQRAIPLLLDEGVPCTYFVSTRHVLEAAPFPHDLARGQPLPPNTIDELREMAAAGIEIGAHTRTHCDLGRINDADILHNEVAVAGRELAEAIGRPVRYFAFPYGQYANLNQLAFQMARHAGYDAICSAYGGYNFPGDDAFHLQRIHADDDMLRFKNWLTIDPRKLNVRRYTLRAASRKSNWPLTTSQHPLITNH
- a CDS encoding lipopolysaccharide biosynthesis protein; the protein is MSPRPQLKTDTLASGVAMLLALTVAQRLVGFARGILFCRWLDVDQLGQWDLAYGFLMLAAPLVVLGLPGSLGRYAEYYRQRGRLKPFLRRTGGGTGLFALVAAAAVAWRRDWLAEVFFNDRRQGAFVALLAVVLMTWIVHTLLVAVFNSLRMTRAVSLLQFCNSLAFAAIGVALLVGFEASARCVVWSFAAAATVSSCVGLAWLFTTWRRIQEEAAPLVDARGEQHLAWRGGPGSSIWRQVLPFAAWVWITNALANTFGLADRWMLIHFSGLSEPAAMEQVGQYHSARVVSLLFLGVAEMIAGLATPHLAHDWEAGRREEVSQKMNLILKLLAMSLYAASVGLLVASPLLFGLAWAGKYATGIALLPWTLIYCAWGSLAVVATNYLWCAERARLASLSLLSGLMVTVALNAWLLPTYGVFGTAWATTAANFVMLALMYLSAWSCGMRFHCGTLIVAAAPVAIAGGPYPAVAVLAGLVVAACRGNWLLTLDEQQTLAAAAKAAWRRCVGAGWAPPDLAETAVGDSQPTI
- the pth gene encoding aminoacyl-tRNA hydrolase, whose protein sequence is MKLVVGLGNPGRKYQATRHNIGYEVLGNLARRFANGPAKSAFQGEVADAELGGQRALLLWPHTFMNRSGASVVLARDFYKLENSELLVVCDDFNLPLARLRARSKGSSGGQKGLEDIIRALGTDELARLRVGIGSPPEGWDPVNYVLGNFGKDEREEVELAVVRAADAVVVWAREGIGPCMNQYNV
- the rplI gene encoding 50S ribosomal protein L9 — protein: MPSKSSTKPARRNKRLARGPHGGIELLLIQSVDHLGKQGDVVSVKPGYARNYLLPQGLAAIATDHHKRMIEKHKARLQEIQNQRLVGLRTLADQLARQSITIEANANEEGHLYGSVGAGDIVSALKRSEVTVTSDQVRLKGPLKELGLYTVNIHLGHEIEAELKV
- a CDS encoding 50S ribosomal protein L25, producing the protein MSEVLKVEVRSGKGKRHTRRLRQLGAVPAILYGHGEASLSLSVPVDQVRSAVRHGARVVDLDGAVKEKAFIRDLQWDTFGLEVLHMDLTRVSADEKVEVEVVVELRGEAPGVKEGGIVSQFVHQVDVECLVTAIPEKLSLRINGLGLDHSLTAADIELPPGTTLVTPGETVIAQCVLPKAEEEAAALPSEGAEPELIGRKAGEEEGEES